From the Streptomonospora nanhaiensis genome, the window CGCGAGGTCCATCGCGCCGGGCTCCTCGGGGTTGGGGAACTCCACCGTGGGGAAGTCGGGGTCGGGCTCGGCCTGCTCCAGCACCGTGACCGGCGCGGGGAACCCGGCGCGGGCGAACGCGGTGGCCAGCGTGGCCCCGCCGACCCCGTGCAGCGGCGTGTAGGCGGTGGTGACGTCGCGCTCGCCGCCCAAGGGCAGCCGGCCGACGGCGCTGAGGTAGCGGTCGACCACCTCCTCGCCCAGCACCTGCCAGCCGGTGCCCATCGGCAGCCGGTCGGCGAACTCCACCGCGTCGATGGCGGCGGAGATCGCGGTGTCGGCGGGCGGCACGATCTGGGCGCCCGCGTCGGGCCCGGCCCCGCCGGCGTAGACCTTGTAGCCGTTGTCGCGGGGCGGGTTGTGGCTGGCGGTCACCATGATCCCGGCGTCGGCGGCCAGGTCGCGCACGGTGTGCGCCAGCACGGGCGTGGGCAGCGGCCGGGGCAGCAGCAGCGCGGTGCACCCCGCGCCGGTGAGCACGGCGGCGGAGTCGCGGGCGAAGTCGGCGGAGCGGTGGCGGGCGTCGTAGCCGATGACCACGGTGGCGCCGGCCCCGGCCCACCGCGCCACCCCGGCGGCGGCGCGCATGACGGTCACCCGGTTCATCCGGTTGGGCCCGGCGCCCAGTTCGCCGCGCAGGCCGGCGGTGCCGAACTCCAGCCGGGCGCCGAACCGGTCGGCCAGCGCGGCGTCGTCGCCGGCCTCCAGCAGCGCGGTCACCTCCGCCCGGGTCTGGGGATCGGGGTCGTGCTCGCGCCAGGCCAGCGCCTGGGCTCGGTAGGAGTCGCCCATGGTCCGCGTCGTCCCTTCGTTGTCGCCGCCGGGGCCGGTTCCCCGGCGGTCCCGCGCCGCCGCCCCGTTCTAGTCGCCCTGGGGGCCGGCGGCGGGGGTGTCCAGCCGGGCCACGATCTCGGCGAGCAGCGCGCCGACGTCGGCGGCGGCGTCGCGGCCGGTGGCCAGGACCTCCTCGTGGTCCAGCGGCTGGCCGGTCAGCCCGGCCGCGACGTTGGTGACCAGGGAGATCCCCAGCACGACGGCACCGGCCTCGCGCGCGGCGATCGCCTCCAGCGCCGTGGACATGCCCACCAGGTCGGCGCCGATCGCCCGCAGCATGCGGATCTCGGCGGGGGTCTCGAAGTGCGGCCCGGGCATGGCGGCGTAGACGCCCTCGGGCAGCGCGGGGTCGGCCTCCTTGGCCAGCGCCCGCAGCACCGGGGAGTAGGTGTCGGTGAGGTCCACGAACGCCGCGCCCCGCAGCGGGGAGCGCGCGGTGAGGTTGATGTGGTCGGCGATGAGCACCGGCGAGCCCACGGGCATGTCCGGGCGCAGGGACCCCGCGGCGTTGGTGAGGATGACCGTGGAGGCG encodes:
- a CDS encoding phospho-sugar mutase translates to MGDSYRAQALAWREHDPDPQTRAEVTALLEAGDDAALADRFGARLEFGTAGLRGELGAGPNRMNRVTVMRAAAGVARWAGAGATVVIGYDARHRSADFARDSAAVLTGAGCTALLLPRPLPTPVLAHTVRDLAADAGIMVTASHNPPRDNGYKVYAGGAGPDAGAQIVPPADTAISAAIDAVEFADRLPMGTGWQVLGEEVVDRYLSAVGRLPLGGERDVTTAYTPLHGVGGATLATAFARAGFPAPVTVLEQAEPDPDFPTVEFPNPEEPGAMDLALALGRDAGTDIVLANDPDADRLAVGVPGHGLLTGDQVGGLLAEYVLERTSGADRMVATTIVSAGLLPKIAAAHGVRCAETLTGFKWLARAAGPGERCVFAYEEALGYCLAGDAGRPVADKDGIGAALAVAAMAAEAKRAGRTLLDLLDDQARRYGLHATAQESLRVADRAVIGGTLRRLRAWPPRAFGDLEVEGVEDFAEGRGGLPATDALRYRLGGPARGRVTLRPSGTEPKLKAYLEVVLPVESAGPAAARARAGEHLANLRAAVRELFPA
- a CDS encoding purine-nucleoside phosphorylase, producing the protein MTTDPVTTARKAADELRSRTGVESYDVALVMGSGWVPAADALGGSGGEFAASELPGFVPPGVEGHRGTVRSVSADGRDLLVFLGRTHLYEGHGTDPVVHGVRTAVAAGASTVILTNAAGSLRPDMPVGSPVLIADHINLTARSPLRGAAFVDLTDTYSPVLRALAKEADPALPEGVYAAMPGPHFETPAEIRMLRAIGADLVGMSTALEAIAAREAGAVVLGISLVTNVAAGLTGQPLDHEEVLATGRDAAADVGALLAEIVARLDTPAAGPQGD